The genomic interval GCGGGGAGAGTTTTCCTTGATGAAGGAATTGATTTTATCCATATCGTCGAGGGTCCACAGCTGAAACACGTTTTTCCTGTCCACCCCGGGCAGCGGCGGAACAATGGGGTTTCCGCCCTGGGCCAAAATGAGCGCGTCGTATTTGAAAGTCAGTTTCTTTCCGTTCTTTTTATTGACCGCGCTTACCGATTTCGCCGCGCGGTCTATCGCGGACACTTCCGTCGCGGTATGCACGTTCACGCGATACTGATCGTGAAACGTCTCGGGGCTTGCGAGAATCAGATCGGAACGGTTTTTCACGTCGCCGCCGATAAAATACGGCAGCCCGCAGTTGGCGAAGGAAACATCGTCCCCTGCTTCCAAAAGGGTTATATCCGCTTCGCCGTCGAGCCTTCTGGCCCGGGCCGCGGCAGTCGCTCCCGCCGCCACGCCGCCGATGATCAAAATCCGTTTCATGGTGCATCTCCTCTCAATACGTACATCATACGGAATCATGCGGGGCGCTTCAGTGATAAAGTCACCGCAAAGCGGCGCGCTCTTATTGTTTACGCAAACCGCTTCATGATAAACTGCCGGGCATACACAACCCGGCAGAGAGGTAAAAATAATGGCTGTTTCAATACGCGACATCGCGAAAAAAGCAAACGTATCCGCCGCGACGGTATCGCTCGTGCTCAACGACTGCGCAGGAGTCTCGGACGCCACGCGCAAACGCATAAAGGAACTGATCGCGGAGTCAGGCTACGTGCCCAACGCCCGCGCGCGATCCTTCTCCGTCGGCAGGGCCGGCGTCGTCGCCCTCATCACCCCGCCCTGGCAAGCCGCCCTCTCCGACCCCTATTACACCGAAATGATCCGCGGGGCCCTGGAAGCAGTCCGCGAACGCGACCAGCAGCTCATCCTAGAAATCTGCGACCGCCGCTTCACCGAACACAAACTCTGGAAAAGCCTCTTCGACTCGAAAAAAATAGACGGCATGCTCATCGCCACGCCCTACCTCGACCAGGACTATCTTCCGGAACTCTATCGCCTGGGCTACCCCGCCCTCCTCATAAACGGCGAACGCCCCGATCTTCCCCTCATGCCCTGCATCGGCTACGACGACTTCCTCTGCGGCGTGGAGGCAACGAATTTGCTGCTCCAGCTCGGCCATACCCGCATCGCGCACATATCGGGACCGGCGAACCAGGCTTCCGCCATATACCGGGTGAAAGGGTACCGGCGGGCGCTCGACAACGCCGGCGTCTCGATTCCCGAATCCTACATCGCCGACGGAAACTACATGCCCCTGGAAGCCAAGGCGGCCCTCATCCCCCTCCTCGAACTTCCCGCCCACCAACGCCCCACCGCCTTCTTCTGCGCGAACGACACCATGGCGGCTTCGGTCGTCACGGCGCTGCAGGAAAGAGGATTCCGCGTTCCGGACGACTTCTCCGTAATCGGCGTGGACGACAACCGCGTCGCCCGCGAAATCAAGCCCGAACTCACCACCTTCCGCCAGGACATCTACAGCCTCTCGCACAAAGCCACCAACATCCTGCTGGACGCCATCGCCTCCAAGGACCCGACCATCCAATCCACCCGACTCCCCATGGAACTCGTCCAACGTAAATCCTGCGCGAGAAACAGGTAAAAAGTTTTCAAGGACTCAAGGCCGAGGCAGAACAGGCCCCGGCCGGCGCGGGCGGGAAGGCCGGAGCCCCCGGCACGGAGGTCCCTGCAGGGGCGTATCGTTTCGTAATTTTTTCTTCTCAAAACCCGTAAAGCGGGTTACTCTACATTGATTGAATCCGGAAACAAACTTCGCTTCAAGGAGACACAAATGGGCAATCGATTGCAGAGGGCGGGACTGCTCGCGTTATTCATCGCGGCTCTCGCGGCGCCCGCGGCCGCTGAATCGCAGACTATTCAAGTTCCTCCGGGGAAACCCGGCGAACTCGCGTACATCCCCTATCCGGTTACTATAACCGTCGACGGAAACACCTCGGAGTGGGCAGGAATTCCCGCGTACACCGTCGATACAGGCCCCTACGTTTCCGGCGATACAACGGATAACGGACAGTTCGTCTGGTCCATCTGCGCCGATATGCGGAATATCTACATCCGCATGGAAATGCCGGACAAGAAAATCATTGCAGGCAGGCACGGACAGAACTTCTGGAACGAGGATTCTTTCGAATTTTACTTCAACCTCTCCGGAGATCTGGACGCCGCGGCCTACGGCCAGGGAATCGTGCAGGCGAACATCAACGCGACGAATATCGGCAAGGACGATCCGACCGGACTTTCCCTCACCGGAGTCCGCTTCATCGAGGAGGGCTACGATGTATCGGGCTACGCGTTCAAAACGGACTCGGGCTGGGGAGTGGAACTGGCAATGAAACTCGACAACAATCTCGCTCCCTACCATGGATTCACCATCGGCATGCAGTTTCAGGCGAACGGCGCGACGGCTAAAGACCGCGACTCGAAGCTGATCTGGTCGATCTACGATACGGGCGACAACTCCTGGAAAAATCCGAAGCTCTTCGGGACCGGGGTGTTTTATAAACTCGGAAGCGCCGACATTCCCGAACCCTCGCGGAAAAACCTTCCCAAAATCGTCGCGAGAAAGAACCAACCGCTGGACAAGCTCCCGAAAGTGCGGGTCAACCAGCTCGGATACCTCCCCAAGGCGGCCAAGTGGGCAGCGGCGGTCATCGACGCGGCCGAGCCGGTCGACTGGGAGCTCGTCGACTCGAACGGCAAGATCGCCGCGAGCGGCAAAACGATTCCGCTCGGAATCGACTTGAGCTCGAACGACCCCCTGCATAGAATCGACTTCTCCGCCTTCAAAAAAGAAGGAACCGGCTACGTGCTCAAGGCAGCGGGAGCGGAGAGCTTCCCCTTCGACATCGCGGCGGATCTCTATCACGGCCTTTCCAAAGACGCGATGCGCTATTTCTATCTCAACCGTTCGGGAATCGCCCTGGACGAATCCCTTGCCGGAGAGTGGGCCCACGGGCCCTGGTACGCCTCGGACGCGGAAACCAGGCCGTTCTCTGGGAAGGACTCGTTCGGAGTCGAATGGCCGGAGCGCGGCTATGTTTTGAACGCCTCCAGGGGATGGTTCGACGCGGGAGACTACGGCAAGTACGTCGTGAACGGCGGAATCTCGGTCTGGACCCTTCTCAATATCTACGAACGCAATCCGAGTCAGTTCCCCGACGGATCGCTCGGAATTCCCGAGGCGGGAAACAAGATCCCGGACATCCTCGACGAAGCCCGATTCGAGATGGACTTCATGCTCGGCATGCAGGTTCCCGAAGGCTATGATCAGGCGGGAATGGCGCACCACAAGCTCCATGAACCGGTGTGGTCGCCGATGCCGCACCGGCCGGCCGAACGGACGGACGACCGCTTCGCGTTCGCTCCCTCTACCGCGGCGACTCTCAACCTGGCCGCGAGCGCGGCGCAGATGGCCCGCCTGATTAAACCCTTCGACGACGCCTATTCCGCGCGGTGCCTCGCCGCGGCAGAACGCGCCTGGAAGGCCGCGAAGGAAAACCCCGAGTTCAAATACGGCCGCATTCCGGGAAACGGCGGCGGCAACTACGACGACTTCAATCTTGAAGACGAATACTACTGGGCGGCCGCCGAGCTGTTCATTACAACGGGAAGCGCCGTCTACAAGGACGAAATCGCGAAGGCTCTCGGAAGCGACAAGATTCTCGCCGCTCCGATCGGTCCGAACGGACCGATGTACTGGGGCGGAGTCTCGACGCTCGGACACCTCTCGCTCGCCCTCAACGGCGATGCAATCGGCGAAGCGGAACGGGCAACAATCGGTTCGTTGATTATTAACGGAGCCGATCGGTATCTCGGACAAATCAGGGACGAAGGATACCTCGTTCCAATGTTCGAATACGAATGGGGCTCGTCTTCCAGCGTGCTTAATAAAATGATTCTCATGGCCTACGCCTACGACGCGACGGGGACGAAAGAGTATCTCGACGGATTCGCGATATCGATGGATTATCTTCTGGGGCGCAACGCCCTCTGCAAGAGCTTCGTCGCCGGCTACGGCAAAAATCCCGTCCATTATCCCCATCACCGCTTCTGGGCGGACGATCCGGACTCAGGCTATCCGCCGCCCCCTCCGGGAGCGCTTTCAGGCGGTCCCAACGAAAAGGCCAACGACGACGCGACGTCCTTCATGGTCGCTAAAGTTGCACGATCCAAGCGCTACGCGGACGACATCCGATCCTTTTCGACCAACGAGGTCGCCATCAACTGGAACGCCCCGCTCGCCTGGGCCGCTTCCTATCTGGACGAACAATACAATCCGGCCTCCGGCATCAAACCTGCCGGCAAGAAAACCGCATTCCCGGCAGCCGGGGCGATCATCGGAATAATCGGAGCGCTTGCCGCGATCCTTCTCGCAGCCGCCGCCGTCGTTATAAAAAGAAAAAAATGATTGAAAGCCCGGCGCCGTTATAGCGTCGGGCGTATCTCTGCGAATTTCTGATTCTACTGAGTTTATACCCTGAATTTAGACGAGTACACGAAAATTTCCTGGCGGTTGTGGGCCAGCTGGACGCACTGCAGATTTTCGAAGCCGATCTGGCCGAGGCGCTTGAGAAAGAACGGGATATCGGAAGCGTATTTCCAGTCGTTCAGCTTCAGGGTCAAAAATCCGCGGCGGACGGCGAGTTTTTTTCCGTGAATATCGCGGAGCAGGCCGATCACGTGGGAAAGCTCGCCGAGCGCGTCCTTCGGGGGAATGCTCATGTCCATCACGATCCAGTCGGGATTAACGCCGGAAAGATCCGAAGCCTCGGCGTAGCGCGCGGGTTTACGGACGTGGCGGAAGCCCTTGCGCGCCGCGACCGATTCCGCCATGAACTGGGGATCTATCCCGATTACGCTGAAACCGCGGTCCAGAAGAGCAGTCGTCGCGCCGCCGGGCGCGCAGCCTATCTCCAGGGCCTGCCATCCGCTCTGTACGACGGGATTGAAACGGAGAAGCGCTTCTTCGATCTTGAACCAGGCGCGCGAAGGCGAATGGGCCGGCAATTCAAGGGGCGGAATGTTTCCCGGAAAGGGCGAGAGACGGGCCGAATGCAGGTGGCGCCCCAAAAACACATGAAAATCGTCTATCCATATCAGATCGTAGACCCGGTCGCCGGGCGCAAGAGGTGCCGAAGGCGGAAGCTTGCAGCGGGACGCGAGAAAGGCTGAGACTTCCGCAATGGACCGGATTTTCTCGTCAACGGCGTATCCCTCGATTTCGTCTCCCGGAACGAAGCGGTCGCGGTCGAACGCGTGCACGGCAGCTCCTTCGGGAACGCGTGCGAGCAGGGCGGAGAGGGCGGCAGGGTAGCGAGTTTGATCGACCGCTTCCCCCCACAGCCGGGCAAACACCGGCGCCGGCAGGACGAGGGCAGGAGATTCGGCCGCGGAGTCGGAAAGCTCCTCCTTAAAGGTAACGAAGCCCGGCCGGGAAAAGGCGAAGCGGAGGGAAGGATGAACTGAAAGAACCTCTGCTTTCAAAGCCTTCTCGGCTCCGATCTGGCAGGTGGAAAAATAAAAACGTGAATTCATAGCGCGACTATACTCCACTCCGTGGTATCATTACCAGCATGAAAACACTCGACGCGCTTCTCAAAATCGGTTCTTCAAAAAAAATCGGATCCTCCGCGATACCGGAGTGTCTCCCCTTCTCCATCGATCCGCCGGGAGCGACCGAAGCAGTCCTCCTCCTCCACGGCTTCACCGGAAACCCCGCAGAGCTGCGGGCGATCGGAAACGCCCTCGCGGACGCCGGATACGCTGTACACGCGCCCCGGTATCCGGGCCACGGCTCGAACCGCGCGGACTTCCTCGGGACCAAGGCCGCCGACTGGGTGCGCCGCGCCTTCGACGCCAGAATGGAACTCGGAGCGAAGTATAAAACGGTGCATGTCGCGGGCCACTCGATGGGCGGGGTCATCGCCTCGGTCGTCGCCTCCGCCTTTGAAACGCCGCGGCTCATCCTGTTGGCGCCGGCCTTCGTGCTCGGCATCAAGGGAACGAAACTCACCCCATTCATCGCGCCCTTTAAAAAGGTGGGAATTCAAAACCGCCCGCCGTCGCCTGCGGACAAGGATCATCCCGTCCGCTCGGTTCTCCACCGCGAATACTGGATGGACGACATGATCGGCCCGAGCGCGGAACTTCTGGAACTGTCGAAAAAAGCGAAAAAAAATCTTGAACGCATCGAATCGAAGGTGCTCGCTATTCTCGGCTCGAACGACGCGACGGTGCCCCTGCCCGTACAGGACGTGCTCAAGGATAAGCTGATTTCAGCCGCATCGCTCGACATCAAAGTGATCGAAGGAGCCGGCCACCTCTTCCCCTTCGACGAAAGCGCCGCCGAAACGGCTTCCATCGCGGTCAAGTGGCTAAAGAGCTGATGAGTCTTTAAAATCGAGGCAGGGAGCCGGACGGAGGGCGAAAGGGCTCCGCGCGGAGCCCCCGCGTTCGAAAGAAATATCAGGGGTCGATCTTCGTTCCGGCGAACAGGGCTTCCACCGCGGCAAGGTAGGCCTCGGGCGTTTTCGCCTTGAGGATTCCCGGAGGAGCCGCGCCTCCGCGGGGCGCTCCCGAATAGCCGAAGGAGTGGCCCAGATAGCTCCAGATTTCCTTCATTTTGTCCAAGAGGTGTCCCGGGCCGTAGAGATCGCGCCGATACCTGGCGTAGAGCCCTTCGTGATAGGCGCGGAGCTTGGCGAGCTCGTCCTTCGGGCGGGAGCCCGTTTTTATCTGCTCGGGTAAAAATGGATCCATGAGCGCCCCGCGTCCGATCATCCACGAATCTATTGAAGGAAAACGAGAGCGGAGAGACAGAAATCGTTCGTAGTCGAAAATGTCGCCGTTGTAGACGGTTTCGTGCGCGCACAGCTCCAGAGCCTCCGCGAAGCCGTCGAGGTCCACCGTTCCGCGGTACATCTGCTTACCGACCCGCGGATGAACGATGACGCGGGAAAGCGGGTAGTCGTTCAGCACCGGAAAGAGGGCTCTCATGTCGCGCTTGTCCTCGAGTCCGAGCCTGATTTTCACCGAAAGCTTGAACGTCCCTGCGGAACACAGCACGTCCAGGATTGAACGAACAGCGGAGGGATCGGCAAGCAAACCCGAACCCCTGCCCTTCTTGGCGACCATCGAGTAGGGGCAGCCCATGTTGAGGTTGATCTCGTCGTAGCCGAGCTCGACGATGCGCGCGGCGCATTCAAGGAGGGCGTCCCGGGAGCCGGCGAGTATCTGTGGCTCGACTGGAACGCCGGACTGGGCGTCCGGCGCGATGTCCCGGAAATGCTTCGCCTCCGGGCGCGAAGCCGCGGCGGCCGGAATAAAGGGCGCGATCGCCCGGTCGAAACCCGTAAAATGCGAAAACCATTCGTTCCGCACGGTTTTGTTCGTAACCCCGTGAAGGGGAGCTAAATACAATGTCATACGAAAAATGAGTGTATACTAATTGCATGAGTATGACGATAGAACAAAACATTCAGGATTTTCTGCGCGGAGAGGGAAACAACTCAGGTCTCGCGGACGGGTTGTTGATCGAAGAACGGATCTATCACGGACCGCTCATCCTGAACGCCGATCGGCTGGAGCGATGCACGGGGCCGGAGCCGCACATGCGGTATCGGACGGACGCGGAAAACTTTGAAAGGCGGGTCGCGGGAATCATGGACCGCGTGCGGAACGGGGGGAACCTCTTTCCGCTTTTGGTCAATTACGAGCGCGGCCGCTTCACGATCAACGACGGGAATCACCGGCTCGAGGCCTATGCGCGGATGGGAATACAAAAAATCGAGGCGATAGTCTGGATCACCGCCTCGGACGAAGCCTCCCGTTCCGCCTGGGAAGCGGAGACCGCAGCCTTTCTGTGAAGGCGTTCACACGTGAGCTTCACACTCCGGACGGGTTGCGGGGACTATGCTTTAGGCAAGAGAAGGACGATCCTGTATGAAGGATCGCCCTTCCCGAAGGAGCGGCTATGAAAACCATGATTGATTCGATCGATGGAGAGCTCTGCCTCGAGGCAGGCTCGGGATGGATGAGCAGGTTCGAAGCGTCTCAGCTTGCATCGGGCGACGTGGTGCTGTGCGACAATCTCGCCGGACAGGCGATGACGCTCAGCTTCAACGGGTCTTTTTTCGCCCAGGCGGATCTGGTGATTGCAGATCTGGCGGTAGCTGATCCGGCGGCGGCTGATCCGGCGGTAGCTGATCCGGCGGCGGCTGATCCGGCGGTAGCTGATCCGGCGGCGGAACCCGGCGGAAGCCGAAACGCGAATAAAAAGGCGGTGTGCGCCGCGCGCATCAGAAGCTTGACGCCGAACGCTTGGAGCGCGCCGGTTCCCGACCGCGGAAGCGAGGCCTGCGAACTTGTGCCGTTTACGATACGGCTCGCCTGCGCGCGCTACGCGCTGAAAAGCCTCGAGGGCTCAGGAGAGGCGACACTGGTGCACATGAACACGGCGTACACGGAAGAAGGAAACGCGCGGCTCTATATTGCCGGCTTTCCGGCTGCCCGGGGAACGCTGGTCGTGAGGGATGAAAACTGGGGAATCAGGATAGACGAAGCCGAAGGAAGTCTCGCGGCGGGAAGCGAAATCCGGACGACCTCGGCCTATCTCCGCGCCGGAGGCGAGGCGCAAAAGGCGAAAACCTACGACGCCCGCAGGCCCGACTTCGTGACCAAGCCGATGCTGGATCTGTTTTCTGCTGTCCACGAGGAATTCGCGCGGTCGCTCCGGGCGGTGTACCCGGCGGCGAAATCAGTCCGGCTGGTCTCGACCGACCAGCTCGCCTTTTACGAATGGGTTGAACCGAAATCCGGCGCAGAACAGGCGGTCAGCATGCTTTCGATGCGCCCGACCGGCCGGACGGCTCAAAACGAGGCGGCAGGAGAGCTTCCCGCGAAACTCTGCGTGAATCCCGAAATTCGTGCGATTTCGCGCGATACGGGCGATTGCGCGGACTGCGGGCCGGAAGCGGCGCTTCCGCTGTTCGACGACGCCTTCGAAGCCGATTACCGCGCCTGGTGGCGGAACCGCTCGCCGGGAGAAGACGGCTGCTTCTGCCTCTTGAGCTCAGGTCACGCGCTCGCGCGGATCTTCCCGGACGCCGAGGACCGCCAGCAGTTCGCCGCCTGCCTGCGCAACGGCTGGAAGAGATGCCTCGACGCGCGCTTCGCGGAACTCCGGGAATTCCCGGCCGCCGGCGCGTCAAACAATGAGGGAAAAAGCGCGACAGACAAATCGGCCGCCGGCGCGACAGACAAGTCGACCGCCGGCGCGATAGACAAGTCGACCGCCGGCGCGCCTGGATGGAAAAAAGAAGACCTCTACGAAGTTCTCGATGCATGGGCGATGATTCTGACGGCGGTATTCGCCGTGGCGACAGATACCGGGGAGGAAACGTTCGAGCTGGCCTATCCGCTTTCCGCCCTCCAGTCTCTGTGCCCGCGGTTCAGGGCTTAGCAGTGGAGCGGTTCATGACGGACGGCGAAATTCTGGAGCTCGCTGCTTCGCTGTACGGCGAAGCGGTGCCGGGAAAAGAACTCCTGCGCTGCGGAACGCCCAAGACGCACCGGGCGGGGCGCGTGCTCGCCTGCCAGGGCGACGAGGCGACTGAAGCCCACCTTGTGCTCGCCGGCAGGTTCTTCTGCCGGAAATACCGCACGGACGACAGCCTCATCCCCCTGCCGGCGCTCGAGCGGGGCGCCTGGTGCGGAGCCGCGGAATGCGCGGACGGAGGAGCCTACCTCTACGAAGCGATCGCGGCGGAGGAAAGCGTGACGCTCTGTTTCGCGCGGCCCAACTTCGCCCTCTTGCGGCGGAGATGCCCGCTCTTTGATTCTGTCGCGTTGATTCCGTCCCTTTCGCAGGAGCTCAGGCGCCTGCATTCCCGCCTCGCGGACTCAAGCCCTCTCGACCGCCTTGTGAGCTACCTGTTAGCCCAGCGGCGGAGCATCGGAGGCGTGGAAAAGCAGCGGGTTTCGATTACGCAGGCGGAGCTCGGGGCTGCTATCGGCTGCACCCGGGAGACGGTAAACAAGTACCTGGGGCTGCTCGCCGGGCGGGGACTGATCGAACTGGAGCGGAGCTCCGTCGTCGTGCCGAGCTGGGAAAAACTGGCGGATTACCAGTAGAAAAGTGGAAGAGCTTTCTTTCTTCGGGCCAGGGATAGAAGCAGAGACCCCGCAGCGCGGTAGTTCCGCGCGAGGAGTCGCCGCGGATAGCCCGGCGACGAAGGGCCGATGCGGCTGCGCGGAGCGCAGGCGCGGCGGAACTTCGGCGGGACCCCTGATCTTGATGGTATATTATTTGGTGCGGGCGATTTTGCGGCGTTCGACTTCGCTCAACACGATTTTTCGCACGCGCACCGATTTGGGAGTGACTTCGACCATTTCGTCCTCGTGGAGGAGGAGAATCGCGCGCTCGAGGGTCATCGGCTGGATGGGCGTGAGGGTCAGGGCTTCGTCCTTGGTGGTGGAGCGCATGTTGGAGAGCTTTTTTTCCTTTGCGGGATTGACCACCAGGTCGAATTGCAGATTGTGCTGGCCGATGACCATGCCTTCGTATATGGGTTCGCCGGCTACGATGAAGAGCTGGCCGTGGGGTTCGAGGTGGAAGAGTCCGTAGGTGACGCTCGCGCCGTTGTGGTCGGAAACGAGGAAGCCGTTGGAGAACTCGTCGAAGTCGCCGCGGTATTCTTCGAATCCGGTGACGATCGCGTTCATGATTCCGGTTCCCTTGGTGTCGGTGAGGAACTGGTCGCGGTAGCCGATGAGGGCGCGCGAGGGAACCGAGAATTCAAGGTGGACGCGGCCGCCCTGCTGGCTGAGGTAGGAGAGCATGCGGCCCTTGTGGCCTGCGAGCTTCATGGTGACGTTGCCCGCGTACACTTCCGCGCAATCGATGTACACATGTTCGATCGGCTCCATTTTTTTCCCGTCTACGTATTTAAAGATCACCTCGGGCCGCGTTACGCCGAGTTCGTAGCCTTCGCGCCGGAGCGTTTCGATGAGGATGACCAGCTGGAATTCGCCGCGGCCGCGGACGAGAAAGCCGCCGCCGATGTTTTCTTCGTCTACCAGGAGGGAGACGTTTTTAAGCGTTTCCTTTTTCAGGCGTTCGAGCAGCTGGGTTGAGGTGGGGTTCTTGCCTTCGGTTCCTGCTATGGGAGAGGTGTTCACCGAGAAGCGCATGGACACGGTCGGCTCGTCTATGACGATGCGCGGCAGGGCCTTGGGCGCGTCGCGCGTGCACACGGTGTCTCCTATTTTAACGTTTTCGATCCCGGAAAGCACGATGATGTCGCCGCTTTCGGCCGTTTCGGTTTCGACAAGCTTGACGCCGTCGTAAGTTTGCAATTTGGTTACGCTGAGGTTCTTTCTGACGTCCCCTTCGCCGATGCAGGCGAGAGCGTCGCGGGCGTGGGCTTTTCCGTTGATCACCTTGCCGATGGCCTGGCGGCCGAAAAAGTCGGAATAGGAAAGATCGGAGACGAGCATCTGGAAGGGTTCGGCGCTGCTGAAGGAAGGAGCGGGGATTTTCTCGAGTATCATGTCGAAGAGGGCCGAAAGGTCGCCGGTTTCGTAATCGCCTTCCAGGGTCGGCCGGGCGATGCCCCGTTTGCCGACGGCGTACAAGAGGGGAAAATCGAGCTGTTCGTCGTTCGCGCCGAGATCGATAAAGAGATCGTAGACGTCGCTCAAGACAGCGGCGGTGCGCGCGTCGGGGCGGTCGATCTTGTTGACGACCACGATGACCGAGCGGCCGAGGCCGAGGGCTTTGCCGAGCACGAAGCGAGTTTGCGGGAGGGGGCCTTCGGAAGCGTCGACGAGGAGGACGACGCCGTCGACCATGGAAAGCGCGCGTTCCACTTCGCCGCCGAAGTCGGCGTGGCCGGGGGTGTCGAGGATGTTGATTTTCACGTCTTTCCATACTACGGAGCAGTTTTTCGCCGCTATCGTGATGCCGCGCTCGCGTTCAAGATCCATGCTGTCCATGAGCCGCTCAGGCACGTCCTGGCCTGCGCGGAAGGTGCCCGACTGGCTGAACATGGCGTCCACCAGAGTTGTTTTGCCGTGATCGACATGTGCGATGATGGCGATGTTGCGGATTGCGGGGTTCGATGCGTCTGCGTTCTTCAATATAAAACCTGATTTCTCGTATGAGGAGGGTAAAGATTGCTGAAGACTACCCTTTCCCGGCAGAAAAGTATACAGCACCGGCAGCTAACACGCGGGTCGGCGGCTTGCACGCGGGGTGGCGGCTTGAGCCTCGCCGGCGGCTCACACGCGGGCCGGCGGCTTGCAGGCGGGCCGGCGGCTTGCACCCGGGCCGGCGGCTGACACGCGGGCCGGCAGCTAACACGCGGGCCGGCGGCTTGCACGCGGGTCGGCGGCTTCCACGCGGGCTGGTGGCATGCACGCGGGTCGGCGGCTTGCACCCGGGGTGGCGGCTTGCACGCGGGGTGGCGGCTTGCACGCGGGGTGGCGGCTCACACGCGGGCTGGCGGCTTGCACGCGGGCTGGCGGCTTGCGCCCGGGCTGGCGGCTCACACGCGGGCCGGCGGCTTGCACGCGGGGTGGCGGCTTGCACGCGGGT from Teretinema zuelzerae carries:
- a CDS encoding LacI family DNA-binding transcriptional regulator codes for the protein MAVSIRDIAKKANVSAATVSLVLNDCAGVSDATRKRIKELIAESGYVPNARARSFSVGRAGVVALITPPWQAALSDPYYTEMIRGALEAVRERDQQLILEICDRRFTEHKLWKSLFDSKKIDGMLIATPYLDQDYLPELYRLGYPALLINGERPDLPLMPCIGYDDFLCGVEATNLLLQLGHTRIAHISGPANQASAIYRVKGYRRALDNAGVSIPESYIADGNYMPLEAKAALIPLLELPAHQRPTAFFCANDTMAASVVTALQERGFRVPDDFSVIGVDDNRVAREIKPELTTFRQDIYSLSHKATNILLDAIASKDPTIQSTRLPMELVQRKSCARNR
- a CDS encoding glycoside hydrolase family 9 protein; the encoded protein is MGNRLQRAGLLALFIAALAAPAAAESQTIQVPPGKPGELAYIPYPVTITVDGNTSEWAGIPAYTVDTGPYVSGDTTDNGQFVWSICADMRNIYIRMEMPDKKIIAGRHGQNFWNEDSFEFYFNLSGDLDAAAYGQGIVQANINATNIGKDDPTGLSLTGVRFIEEGYDVSGYAFKTDSGWGVELAMKLDNNLAPYHGFTIGMQFQANGATAKDRDSKLIWSIYDTGDNSWKNPKLFGTGVFYKLGSADIPEPSRKNLPKIVARKNQPLDKLPKVRVNQLGYLPKAAKWAAAVIDAAEPVDWELVDSNGKIAASGKTIPLGIDLSSNDPLHRIDFSAFKKEGTGYVLKAAGAESFPFDIAADLYHGLSKDAMRYFYLNRSGIALDESLAGEWAHGPWYASDAETRPFSGKDSFGVEWPERGYVLNASRGWFDAGDYGKYVVNGGISVWTLLNIYERNPSQFPDGSLGIPEAGNKIPDILDEARFEMDFMLGMQVPEGYDQAGMAHHKLHEPVWSPMPHRPAERTDDRFAFAPSTAATLNLAASAAQMARLIKPFDDAYSARCLAAAERAWKAAKENPEFKYGRIPGNGGGNYDDFNLEDEYYWAAAELFITTGSAVYKDEIAKALGSDKILAAPIGPNGPMYWGGVSTLGHLSLALNGDAIGEAERATIGSLIINGADRYLGQIRDEGYLVPMFEYEWGSSSSVLNKMILMAYAYDATGTKEYLDGFAISMDYLLGRNALCKSFVAGYGKNPVHYPHHRFWADDPDSGYPPPPPGALSGGPNEKANDDATSFMVAKVARSKRYADDIRSFSTNEVAINWNAPLAWAASYLDEQYNPASGIKPAGKKTAFPAAGAIIGIIGALAAILLAAAAVVIKRKK
- a CDS encoding SAM-dependent methyltransferase, which gives rise to MNSRFYFSTCQIGAEKALKAEVLSVHPSLRFAFSRPGFVTFKEELSDSAAESPALVLPAPVFARLWGEAVDQTRYPAALSALLARVPEGAAVHAFDRDRFVPGDEIEGYAVDEKIRSIAEVSAFLASRCKLPPSAPLAPGDRVYDLIWIDDFHVFLGRHLHSARLSPFPGNIPPLELPAHSPSRAWFKIEEALLRFNPVVQSGWQALEIGCAPGGATTALLDRGFSVIGIDPQFMAESVAARKGFRHVRKPARYAEASDLSGVNPDWIVMDMSIPPKDALGELSHVIGLLRDIHGKKLAVRRGFLTLKLNDWKYASDIPFFLKRLGQIGFENLQCVQLAHNRQEIFVYSSKFRV
- a CDS encoding alpha/beta hydrolase, giving the protein MKTLDALLKIGSSKKIGSSAIPECLPFSIDPPGATEAVLLLHGFTGNPAELRAIGNALADAGYAVHAPRYPGHGSNRADFLGTKAADWVRRAFDARMELGAKYKTVHVAGHSMGGVIASVVASAFETPRLILLAPAFVLGIKGTKLTPFIAPFKKVGIQNRPPSPADKDHPVRSVLHREYWMDDMIGPSAELLELSKKAKKNLERIESKVLAILGSNDATVPLPVQDVLKDKLISAASLDIKVIEGAGHLFPFDESAAETASIAVKWLKS
- a CDS encoding tRNA dihydrouridine synthase, with the translated sequence MTLYLAPLHGVTNKTVRNEWFSHFTGFDRAIAPFIPAAAASRPEAKHFRDIAPDAQSGVPVEPQILAGSRDALLECAARIVELGYDEINLNMGCPYSMVAKKGRGSGLLADPSAVRSILDVLCSAGTFKLSVKIRLGLEDKRDMRALFPVLNDYPLSRVIVHPRVGKQMYRGTVDLDGFAEALELCAHETVYNGDIFDYERFLSLRSRFPSIDSWMIGRGALMDPFLPEQIKTGSRPKDELAKLRAYHEGLYARYRRDLYGPGHLLDKMKEIWSYLGHSFGYSGAPRGGAAPPGILKAKTPEAYLAAVEALFAGTKIDP
- a CDS encoding ParB/RepB/Spo0J family partition protein → MSMTIEQNIQDFLRGEGNNSGLADGLLIEERIYHGPLILNADRLERCTGPEPHMRYRTDAENFERRVAGIMDRVRNGGNLFPLLVNYERGRFTINDGNHRLEAYARMGIQKIEAIVWITASDEASRSAWEAETAAFL
- a CDS encoding Crp/Fnr family transcriptional regulator — protein: MTDGEILELAASLYGEAVPGKELLRCGTPKTHRAGRVLACQGDEATEAHLVLAGRFFCRKYRTDDSLIPLPALERGAWCGAAECADGGAYLYEAIAAEESVTLCFARPNFALLRRRCPLFDSVALIPSLSQELRRLHSRLADSSPLDRLVSYLLAQRRSIGGVEKQRVSITQAELGAAIGCTRETVNKYLGLLAGRGLIELERSSVVVPSWEKLADYQ